In Streptomyces sp. NBC_00091, the following proteins share a genomic window:
- a CDS encoding ALF repeat-containing protein, giving the protein MLTTIAGAATVPALPSILTLTAGPALAAESDPITGSGLPDTDRGKAVWAYKTGGRAVREAAAAALAGSPAAVSAFLANELPVAEAQDARFGILTVLPYADKSVRESANAALSAGDAAIAAYLRDGYTQSLQTDLRAAVFTVMNNSGPAVKREATKALELGTHAALRKFLAETQHTAQQEDERAEVFTILTAASPEVKKYAERALSDGSPPAIHQFLISGQYIARARDEEAATIDQLVKIVIREGNRAQLQTEQAVAASTRAKEAAAKAKTAALKAAEEALAAQSDVTRSAKAANDAASAARGAASAANTAISASRTAQAASSRAAQAAQAAAGAAASAGHAASRAYGAAIAASKDATKASAARQAAQAARDAAGRARTTAAAADRAAEAAKGASSAGADAAIAARSAAGAANDAANAAATASGVARSQAAEAKAAAAEADTAAARATRAASTAKTLADRAVTAAGVARDAANSAASHAEKAAAAADEAAANAGKAIEYATRSTAHAEAAVQAANTAADAVKEAQAVEQAARAAETARIAEDVEWGIEEARFGARAEIDETNRALRERTQADKTATDIKDLIAAAATALHGGDMATAVTTGRKAAVRLLDSTGTWTQQAAEFALAGSDHDVANWIDADRLLAEQQDDRETVLAIARAGSAAIAEAAHQALASDDPNAARNFLTLGVIEAAATQNRVTVFEILNENPGKAVKAKAEAALSDGSAIALHRFLTVELVEAVKEDDHVEVFSLLSSGGLYMRAAAQIVLEGPARMRRHFVLRDKFNIARLDQDHAAHVAAVRAAIAHAAKVAAKALEDAALASKAAAEARKAAAEAATWAAKAQEYAADAVNSAREAKENADAADASAAAAAQSAASAKQAASVAQGAARSANYSMRQAMSSARQAVAYASDAQASATSARVSATQAGQDAKAAADAASEARHAATVKREAEVAAEAKSAAEQAKQHEGSGTNPSQTADQDKPWYVDWELWPGDVSSDKDWAKVTKHWSTITGTASIVLGIGAGLTAPALPLAATLRAASLVLTGVSVALKGANVYFTGSAYGWRSTEFHTALGTFILGGVAFAGKSRLLDKFGAAKHVGEIVAEGVEVLIVTLGWATW; this is encoded by the coding sequence ATGCTCACCACCATCGCCGGGGCGGCTACTGTTCCCGCCCTGCCATCCATCCTCACCCTGACCGCCGGCCCGGCCCTCGCCGCCGAGAGCGACCCCATCACGGGTAGCGGCCTGCCCGACACCGACCGGGGCAAGGCCGTGTGGGCGTACAAGACAGGCGGCCGGGCCGTCCGCGAGGCCGCCGCCGCCGCCCTCGCCGGCTCTCCGGCGGCTGTCTCCGCCTTCCTCGCGAACGAACTGCCCGTCGCGGAGGCGCAGGACGCCCGATTCGGCATCCTCACCGTCCTCCCCTACGCGGACAAATCGGTGCGCGAGTCGGCCAACGCTGCCTTGTCCGCCGGGGACGCGGCGATCGCCGCCTACCTGCGCGACGGCTACACGCAGTCTCTCCAGACGGATCTGCGGGCGGCGGTGTTCACCGTCATGAACAACAGCGGTCCCGCTGTCAAGCGGGAGGCAACCAAGGCGCTGGAGTTGGGCACCCATGCGGCCCTGAGGAAGTTCTTGGCGGAAACTCAGCACACCGCGCAACAGGAGGACGAAAGGGCCGAGGTCTTCACCATCCTCACCGCGGCCTCCCCTGAGGTGAAGAAGTACGCGGAGCGTGCCCTGAGCGACGGGTCACCCCCGGCGATCCACCAGTTCCTCATCTCCGGCCAGTACATCGCGCGTGCCCGCGACGAAGAAGCCGCGACGATCGACCAGTTGGTCAAGATCGTGATCCGGGAAGGCAATCGCGCGCAGCTGCAGACGGAGCAGGCGGTCGCCGCTTCCACCCGGGCGAAGGAAGCGGCCGCGAAGGCGAAGACGGCTGCTCTGAAGGCGGCGGAGGAGGCGCTGGCCGCCCAGAGCGACGTGACGAGGTCGGCCAAGGCCGCGAACGACGCCGCGAGCGCCGCACGGGGCGCCGCCAGCGCCGCCAACACCGCGATCTCCGCGTCCCGTACCGCTCAAGCCGCATCGAGCCGCGCCGCGCAGGCCGCACAGGCAGCCGCGGGTGCCGCTGCTTCCGCGGGCCATGCCGCCTCCCGGGCTTATGGCGCGGCCATCGCTGCCTCGAAGGACGCCACCAAGGCCTCGGCCGCGCGCCAGGCCGCCCAAGCCGCACGCGATGCGGCCGGCCGCGCGCGCACTACGGCCGCAGCCGCTGACCGGGCCGCTGAAGCCGCCAAGGGGGCGTCCTCCGCGGGCGCGGATGCCGCGATCGCGGCCCGGAGCGCCGCGGGTGCTGCCAACGACGCCGCCAACGCCGCCGCCACCGCTTCCGGCGTTGCCCGGTCCCAGGCCGCCGAGGCGAAGGCGGCGGCCGCCGAGGCCGACACCGCCGCCGCACGGGCCACCCGGGCCGCGAGCACCGCCAAGACCTTGGCGGACAGGGCGGTCACCGCCGCCGGTGTGGCACGCGACGCCGCCAACAGCGCCGCTTCTCACGCGGAGAAGGCCGCGGCTGCGGCGGACGAAGCCGCGGCGAACGCGGGCAAGGCGATCGAGTACGCCACGCGGTCCACCGCCCATGCCGAGGCCGCGGTGCAGGCGGCCAACACGGCCGCCGACGCGGTGAAGGAGGCTCAGGCCGTGGAGCAGGCGGCCAGGGCGGCGGAGACCGCCCGTATCGCCGAGGACGTCGAATGGGGGATCGAGGAGGCCCGTTTCGGCGCGCGGGCCGAGATCGACGAGACCAACCGGGCCCTCAGGGAGCGTACGCAGGCGGACAAGACCGCCACGGACATCAAGGACCTCATCGCGGCCGCCGCAACGGCGTTGCACGGTGGTGACATGGCCACGGCCGTCACCACCGGCCGGAAGGCCGCTGTCAGGCTTCTCGACTCGACGGGCACGTGGACGCAGCAAGCCGCTGAGTTCGCCCTCGCCGGCTCTGACCACGATGTCGCCAACTGGATCGACGCCGACCGCCTTCTCGCTGAGCAGCAGGATGACCGGGAGACCGTTCTGGCCATTGCCAGGGCGGGCTCGGCCGCCATCGCCGAGGCTGCCCATCAGGCACTGGCGAGTGACGATCCGAACGCCGCCCGCAACTTCCTCACCCTCGGGGTCATCGAAGCCGCCGCGACGCAGAACCGCGTCACGGTATTCGAGATTCTGAACGAGAACCCGGGAAAGGCCGTCAAGGCCAAGGCCGAGGCGGCGCTGAGCGACGGAAGTGCCATCGCCCTGCACCGCTTCCTCACCGTCGAACTGGTGGAGGCGGTGAAGGAGGACGATCACGTCGAGGTGTTCAGCCTCCTGTCCTCCGGTGGCCTTTACATGCGGGCGGCCGCGCAGATCGTTCTGGAGGGCCCCGCCCGCATGCGGCGGCACTTCGTCCTCCGCGACAAGTTCAACATCGCCCGCCTGGACCAGGATCACGCCGCCCACGTCGCCGCGGTGCGCGCGGCCATCGCCCATGCCGCGAAGGTCGCGGCGAAGGCCCTGGAGGATGCCGCTCTCGCCTCCAAGGCGGCGGCGGAGGCCCGCAAGGCCGCGGCGGAGGCGGCCACGTGGGCGGCGAAGGCCCAGGAGTACGCCGCCGACGCCGTCAACTCGGCGCGCGAGGCGAAGGAGAACGCGGACGCCGCTGACGCGTCGGCAGCGGCGGCGGCCCAGTCTGCGGCCAGTGCGAAGCAGGCGGCGTCCGTGGCCCAGGGCGCGGCCCGGTCCGCGAACTACTCCATGCGGCAGGCGATGTCGTCGGCACGGCAGGCGGTTGCCTACGCGTCGGACGCGCAAGCGTCCGCCACTTCGGCGCGCGTCTCCGCCACTCAGGCCGGTCAGGACGCAAAGGCCGCCGCCGACGCCGCCAGCGAAGCCCGCCACGCCGCGACCGTCAAGCGGGAGGCCGAGGTGGCGGCAGAGGCGAAATCGGCGGCTGAGCAGGCGAAGCAGCACGAGGGGAGCGGAACCAATCCCTCCCAGACTGCCGACCAGGACAAGCCCTGGTACGTGGACTGGGAACTGTGGCCCGGGGACGTCAGCAGTGACAAGGACTGGGCCAAGGTCACCAAGCACTGGAGCACGATCACCGGCACCGCCTCAATCGTGCTCGGTATCGGTGCCGGCCTTACTGCCCCGGCTCTGCCGCTCGCGGCAACCCTCAGAGCGGCGTCTCTTGTGCTCACCGGCGTCTCCGTGGCCCTCAAGGGCGCGAACGTCTATTTCACAGGCAGCGCATACGGCTGGCGCAGCACCGAATTCCACACCGCACTCGGGACGTTCATCCTCGGTGGCGTCGCCTTCGCCGGAAAGTCACGCCTTCTCGACAAGTTCGGTGCGGCCAAACACGTCGGTGAAATCGTAGCCGAGGGGGTTGAGGTGCTGATCGTCACCCTTGGCTGGGCGACCTGGTAG
- a CDS encoding helix-turn-helix domain-containing protein codes for MPSPNLGGTVSAHLARSLVSAMTAAGTGRLARLPDLAVEVLGNDLARISTPSLVTVWEHLVLTEPRTLIGPLVLEDAPIGTFGVWDYLITTGPTLRQSLTQAVDLIAAIGDPAAEKLIVEEDGRHFTVRHATGTWGPDVVQAVDLFALSLFLTRARAATGRHIVPSHVTITHRPPPRARQLAELFGTDRIHFDAPYNSIAFREDDVRTPLPKAQPGMDRLLAHHAELVLAASRPVLRWLDRFRTALTAAFQEDTVSLENVAHRLAMSPRTLQRRLAENGTTWRGQVEALRHEHTSELLRTTDLPLRSIAGRVGYSDARALRRAVRRWEGQAPREVRRSADRAPSAP; via the coding sequence ATGCCATCTCCCAACCTCGGCGGCACGGTTTCGGCCCACCTCGCGCGTTCCCTCGTCAGCGCCATGACCGCCGCGGGCACGGGCAGGCTCGCCCGCCTGCCCGACCTCGCCGTCGAGGTCCTGGGCAACGACCTGGCCCGGATCTCGACCCCGTCGCTCGTGACGGTGTGGGAGCACCTGGTGCTGACGGAACCCCGCACTCTCATCGGTCCCCTGGTCCTCGAGGACGCCCCGATCGGCACCTTCGGTGTCTGGGACTACCTGATCACCACCGGCCCCACCCTGCGCCAGTCGCTCACGCAGGCCGTGGATCTCATAGCCGCCATCGGCGATCCGGCCGCGGAGAAACTGATCGTGGAGGAGGACGGACGTCACTTCACCGTCCGCCACGCCACGGGCACGTGGGGGCCGGACGTGGTGCAGGCGGTCGACCTCTTCGCCCTCTCGCTCTTCCTGACCCGAGCCCGGGCCGCGACCGGCCGCCACATCGTTCCGTCCCACGTCACCATCACCCACCGCCCACCACCGCGAGCCCGGCAACTGGCCGAATTATTCGGCACGGACCGTATTCACTTCGACGCGCCGTACAACTCGATCGCTTTCCGCGAGGACGATGTACGCACGCCGCTGCCCAAGGCCCAACCGGGCATGGACCGGCTTCTGGCGCACCACGCGGAACTGGTACTGGCGGCATCCCGGCCCGTACTGCGGTGGCTCGACCGTTTCCGGACGGCTCTGACCGCGGCCTTTCAGGAGGACACCGTAAGCCTGGAGAACGTGGCGCATCGTCTGGCGATGAGTCCCCGCACGCTCCAGCGACGGCTGGCCGAGAACGGCACGACCTGGCGTGGGCAAGTCGAAGCCTTACGGCACGAGCACACCTCGGAACTGTTACGCACCACCGACCTGCCCCTGCGGTCGATCGCGGGCCGGGTCGGATACAGCGATGCCCGGGCGCTGCGGCGTGCGGTGCGCCGCTGGGAGGGACAAGCCCCGCGCGAAGTCCGCAGATCCGCGGACCGGGCACCGTCCGCCCCCTGA
- a CDS encoding SseB family protein: MELTAEIAAYRAGTGDPGRLVGEFRRAVLLVPLADDSAGGLMSAVSGGIRWLYAFTDEEAFARFVEARGEAAREWPYLAILGARLVDAVVPEVDGPAGIAVNVADEGGSMLFPPVAGIVPDGCAVDLRAVGDGEAA, translated from the coding sequence ATGGAACTGACCGCAGAGATTGCCGCGTATCGGGCAGGCACGGGGGATCCCGGGCGTCTGGTGGGTGAGTTCCGGCGGGCGGTGCTGCTTGTTCCGCTCGCTGACGACAGCGCGGGTGGGCTGATGTCGGCCGTCTCGGGCGGGATCCGGTGGCTGTACGCGTTCACGGACGAGGAGGCCTTCGCCCGGTTCGTTGAGGCCCGTGGTGAGGCCGCGCGGGAGTGGCCGTACCTGGCGATCCTCGGGGCGCGGCTCGTGGATGCGGTGGTGCCCGAAGTGGACGGCCCGGCCGGCATCGCTGTGAACGTGGCGGACGAGGGCGGGTCGATGCTGTTCCCGCCCGTGGCCGGGATCGTGCCCGACGGCTGCGCCGTGGACCTGCGCGCCGTCGGGGATGGGGAGGCGGCCTGA